A stretch of the Amphiura filiformis unplaced genomic scaffold, Afil_fr2py scaffold_25, whole genome shotgun sequence genome encodes the following:
- the LOC140143630 gene encoding uncharacterized protein yields MDRETENYYKTHGAVHFLGHHVYKFVLDKFEEFVVQVKLSDSTDREKWLKELRSVANNPKLVEFNTIPSSAEEIAVIFCGKDGYKQKNDVDFQRAFKIMKNCHLFSRNINELQLINKVLNMRNDFSHQSTKYKFARLKDDQVEMYFNTILELLEVLKNAGMSSAEDLMKLFSEIKCLSFHNAFIEMHKFGSFYPKDYMDMPDGHIPGFMHFLEVIEPEKENEDAPNLDSSDTTNQAAADEQRFTQIERHVSHMRKDVTQLKEDKDRMMKLLEKLAPQGSRLRNKTKGQKNKVFQFGDNTTVNFNEHCGAVSNNKGKVRGSGLKETESTGGPSRKRKASAAFDSSPVSSDNPDQPGTSSQSHKKGAAHCGTPPRMRSLSDAVIMKLAKEFDPNQLTSLGIALGLTNARIKQFIRNHPGDILQAIVDMLCTWRDEMLRKGWDIKTVIKTLRKALKKSDSKLLAKKLKHKKYRSPRKTTKSANNCATNSTTQRKAVEGVLKDIGTNRNVSAQDDSGSKTKPSTSGRISAHQSTGKENSTKCTSKKKVKPRKSTTAATPKGDTLITIADINNRSKRGKPVLAKVHSVKDLKKSRESDDWTFHILLEDDETSIDGQYSGPKEVCKKRYQYLRKLIMSPTVLKVTNYQVERKKPTTETMYGSHPRCRLEFTIGSTFKKVTQQKSTKSLQNIC; encoded by the exons ATGGATAGAGAAACGGAAAACTATTACAAGACACACGGTGCTGTTCATTTCCTTGGTCATCATGTGTACAAATTTGTTCTTGATAAGTTTGAAGAATTTGTTGTGCAAGTGAAATTGAGTGACTCAACAGATCGTGAGAAATGGCTGAAAGAGCTGCGGTCAGTAGCAAATAATCCTAAGTTGGTTGAG TTCAACACTATTCCTTCTTCTGCTGAGGAAATtgctgtcatattttgtggcaaaGATGGATACAAACAAAAGAATGATGTGGATTTTCAACGGGCCTTCAAAATTATGAAGAACTGTCACCTTTTTTCCAGAAACATCAATGAACTACAGCTGATAAACAAG GTATTGAATATGCGAAACGATTTCAGCCATCAATCAACAAAATACAAGTTTGCGAGATTGAAGGATGATCAGGTGGAGATGTATTTTAATACCATACTTGAGCTGCTCGAAGTGCTGAAAAATGCAGGAATGAGTTCTGCTGAAGACCTTATGAAGTTATTCTCTGAG attaaatgTCTTTCGTTCCACAATGCATTTATTGAGATGCATAAGTTTGGATCGTTCTACCCTAAAGATTACATGGATATGCCTGATGGGCACATACCTGGATTTATGCATTTTCTGGAAGTTATTGAACCAGA GAAGGAAAATGAGGATGCTCCCAACCTAGATTCGTCTGATACAACCAACCAAGCTGCAGCTGATGAGCAACGCTTTACGCAAATTGAGCGTCATGTCAGCCATATGCGCAAAGATGTGACACAACTTAAGGAAGACAAAGACCGTATGATGAAATTGCTGGAGAAGTTAGCACCACAAG ggTCTCGTTTGAGAAATAAAACAAAGGGTCAGAAAAACAAAGTTTTTCAGTTTGGTGACAATACAACTGTCAACTTTAATGAGCATTGTGGTGCTGTCTCTAACAACAAAG GAAAAGTCAGAGGATCAGGATTGAAAGAAACAGAATCTACAGGTGGACCTTCTCGGAAAAGAAAAGCTTCAGCAGCATTTG ATTCCTCACCTGTGTCCTCGGATAACCCAGATCAACCTGGTACTTCATCACAGTCTCATAAGAAAG GTGCAGCTCATTGTGGCACCCCACCAAGGATGCGGTCTTTGTCAGATGCTGTTATAATGAAACTGGCCAAAGAATTTGATCCCAACCAGTTAACCAGCCTTGGCATCGCGCTGGGATTAACCAATGCTCGTATTAAGCAATTTATTAGAAATCACCCTGGCGATATCCTACAGGCTATCGTGGATATGCTTTGCACTTGGAGAGATGAAATGCTGAGGAAAGGGTGGGATATAAAAACAGTAATCAAAACACTTCGTAAGGCACTCAAGAAATCGGATTCCAAGCTACTGGCAAAGAAACTCAAGCATAAGAAGTACAGGTCACCAAGAAAAACTACCAAATCAG CAAACAATTGTGCCACCAACTCAACTACACAAAGAAAAGCTGTAGAGGGTGTACTAAAG GATATAGGGACAAACAGGAATGTCAGTGCTCAAGATGATTCAG GTTCAAAAACAAAGCCTTCCACTTCAGGGAGAATCAGTGCTCATCAATCAACTGGAAAAG AAAACAGCACAAAATGTACTTCAAAGAAGAAAGTAAAGCCTCGCAAATCAACTACTGCTGCAACTCCAAAAG GTGATACCTTAATCACGATAGCTGACATAAACAACCGCTCGAAAAGGGGAAAACCCGTTCTCGCGAAAGTGCACAGTGTCAAGGATCTAAAGAAGTCAAGAGAAAGTGATGACTGGACCTTCCACATCCTTCTTGAAGATGACGAGACATCCATTGATGGCCAGTACTCTGGGCCCAAGGAAGTATGCAAAAAGCGATATCAGTACCTGCGAAAGCTTATCATGTCACCTACTGTATTAAAGGTGACTAACTACCAAGTAGAACGAAAGAAACCGACAACAGAAACCATGTATGGCAGCCATCCAAGGTGCCGTCTGGAATTTACTATAGGGAGTACCTTTAAGAAAGTCACACAACAGAAGTCTACAAAATCATTACAAAATATTTGCTGA